In Cupriavidus basilensis, one genomic interval encodes:
- the mpl gene encoding UDP-N-acetylmuramate:L-alanyl-gamma-D-glutamyl-meso-diaminopimelate ligase: MHIHILGICGTFMGGLAVLAKQAGHRVTGCDANVYPPMSTQLEAQGIELIEGFDPGQLALEPDLFVIGNVVSRGNPLMEAILNRNLPYVSGPQWLGEHVLRGKWTLAVAGTHGKTTTTSMLAWILEDAGYQPGFLVGGVPQNFGVSARVTESDFFVIEADEYDTAFFDKRSKFVHYRPRTAILNNLEYDHADIFPDLAAIETQFHHLVRTVPEQGRLIVNGFEESLARVLERGCWSETEQFGIGDWRAGEPAEGDATGDSTTQDSFDVWFGDVLQGRLSWALQGTHNRMNALAAIAAARHVGVPAPQAIDSLSRFANVKRRMEVRGVVNGITVYDDFAHHPTAIQTTLDGLRKRVGAARILAVLEPRSNTMKLGVMKAQLPASLETADLVFGYGAASGKDALGWDLAESLAPLGERAAAFSDLPELVRAVRAAARPGDHVLVMSNGGFGGVHQKLLDAFAAGACA; encoded by the coding sequence ATGCATATTCACATCCTCGGTATCTGCGGCACATTCATGGGCGGGCTGGCCGTGCTTGCCAAGCAGGCTGGCCATCGCGTCACCGGATGCGATGCCAATGTCTACCCGCCGATGAGCACGCAGCTCGAGGCGCAGGGCATCGAACTGATCGAGGGCTTCGATCCCGGCCAGCTGGCACTGGAGCCGGACCTGTTCGTCATCGGCAATGTGGTGTCGCGCGGCAATCCGCTGATGGAGGCCATTCTCAACCGCAACCTGCCTTATGTCTCCGGCCCGCAGTGGCTCGGGGAGCATGTGCTGCGCGGCAAATGGACGCTGGCGGTGGCGGGCACCCACGGCAAGACCACCACCACCTCCATGCTGGCCTGGATCCTGGAAGATGCCGGCTACCAGCCGGGCTTCCTGGTGGGCGGCGTGCCGCAGAACTTTGGCGTGTCGGCGCGGGTGACCGAGTCCGACTTCTTCGTGATCGAGGCCGATGAGTACGATACGGCGTTCTTCGACAAGCGCAGCAAGTTTGTCCACTACCGTCCGCGCACCGCCATCCTGAACAACCTGGAATACGATCACGCCGACATCTTCCCCGATCTTGCCGCCATCGAGACCCAGTTCCATCATCTGGTGCGCACCGTGCCGGAGCAGGGCCGGTTGATCGTCAACGGTTTTGAGGAAAGCCTGGCGCGCGTGCTGGAGCGCGGCTGCTGGAGCGAGACCGAGCAATTCGGCATCGGCGACTGGCGTGCGGGCGAGCCCGCCGAAGGCGATGCCACCGGCGACAGCACGACCCAGGACAGTTTCGATGTCTGGTTCGGCGACGTGCTGCAAGGCCGGCTCAGCTGGGCCTTGCAAGGCACGCACAACAGGATGAATGCGCTGGCTGCGATTGCGGCTGCCCGCCATGTGGGCGTGCCGGCGCCGCAGGCCATCGATTCCTTGTCGCGCTTCGCGAATGTGAAGCGCCGCATGGAAGTGCGTGGCGTGGTCAATGGCATCACGGTCTATGACGACTTTGCCCACCATCCCACGGCGATCCAGACCACGCTCGACGGCCTGCGCAAGCGGGTCGGCGCGGCGCGCATCCTGGCGGTCCTGGAGCCGCGCTCCAACACCATGAAGCTGGGCGTGATGAAGGCGCAGCTCCCGGCCAGCCTCGAGACGGCTGACCTGGTGTTCGGGTATGGCGCGGCCAGCGGCAAGGATGCCCTGGGCTGGGACCTGGCCGAATCGCTGGCGCCGCTGGGCGAGCGCGCGGCCGCCTTCAGCGACCTTCCCGAGCTGGTCCGCGCGGTGCGAGCCGCCGCGCGCCCGGGCGACCATGTGCTGGTCATGAGCAACGGCGGCTTCGGCGGCGTCCATCAGAAGCTGCTGGACGCCTTTGCCGCAGGTGCTTGCGCCTGA